A portion of the Polaribacter cellanae genome contains these proteins:
- a CDS encoding nuclear transport factor 2 family protein: MFITTGCNSLKIEKPLDKTAIKRKINTLLTNWHKAAAEANFDNYFGVLDSVSIYIGTAGEENWTKEEFANFSKPYFDRGKAWSFTTLERNIYVNKDGDFVWFDELLNTWMGTCRGSGVLEKTSNSWKIKHYVLSVVIPNNDIQKVIEAKKKNDSVFLKKFDK, translated from the coding sequence ATGTTTATAACAACAGGTTGTAATTCTTTAAAAATTGAAAAACCTTTAGATAAAACAGCAATTAAAAGAAAAATAAACACACTGTTAACAAACTGGCACAAAGCTGCAGCAGAAGCCAATTTCGATAATTATTTTGGAGTCTTGGATAGTGTTTCTATTTATATTGGAACTGCTGGCGAGGAAAATTGGACAAAAGAGGAATTTGCCAACTTTAGCAAACCATATTTCGATCGTGGAAAAGCGTGGAGTTTTACCACTTTAGAGCGTAATATTTATGTGAATAAAGATGGTGATTTTGTTTGGTTTGACGAATTATTAAACACGTGGATGGGCACCTGTAGGGGTTCTGGAGTTTTAGAAAAAACAAGTAATTCTTGGAAAATAAAGCATTATGTTTTGTCGGTTGTAATTCCAAATAACGATATTCAAAAGGTTATAGAAGCTAAGAAAAAGAACGATTCTGTTTTTTTGAAAAAATTTGATAAATAG
- a CDS encoding regulatory protein RecX → MFKQKKKSFTVEEIKRKLENYCVYQDRCHKEVEQKMRDYNLIPEAKEIILLSLMKDNFLNEERFCKNFARGKFRIKNWGKQRIVRELKFRDISTYNIKTALKEINETEYIKTIYQITENKNALISEPNIFKRKKKLIDFLIRKGFENELIYKVVNETVS, encoded by the coding sequence ATGTTTAAACAAAAGAAAAAATCTTTTACGGTTGAAGAAATCAAACGTAAACTAGAAAACTACTGCGTATATCAAGATAGATGCCACAAAGAAGTGGAACAAAAAATGCGTGATTATAATTTAATTCCTGAGGCCAAAGAAATAATTCTTTTAAGTTTAATGAAAGATAATTTTTTAAATGAAGAACGCTTTTGTAAAAATTTTGCTCGTGGAAAATTCCGCATAAAAAACTGGGGAAAACAACGAATTGTTAGAGAATTGAAATTTAGAGACATTTCTACTTACAATATTAAAACGGCCTTAAAAGAAATTAACGAAACCGAATATATTAAAACTATTTACCAAATCACAGAGAATAAAAATGCCTTAATTTCTGAGCCAAACATTTTTAAAAGAAAGAAAAAACTAATCGACTTTCTAATACGAAAAGGTTTTGAAAATGAGCTGATTTACAAAGTCGTAAATGAAACTGTTTCTTAA
- a CDS encoding efflux RND transporter permease subunit gives MAKKNKQVDKEFKLSSWAINNKTTIYVLMFLILYLGISAYFSMPRENFPEINETKIYISSVYPGNTAEDIEKLVTNPLEEKLKSISNVVKITSTSQEDYSIITVEFDEKIDVNKAKQKVKDEIDQETAGEDWPTFNGAKVTPNVFELSMSEEIPILNINISGNYPVAKLKEYGEYLQDEIEDLTEIKKVDIRGAQEKEVEVAVDIYKMMAAKVSFDDITNAINRGNVTMSAGNFITSQQRRTIRIIGEIEKPSDLGDFVIKSENGNPIYLKDVAEVFFRDKDKTTYARENGEAVVMLDVKKRSGENMVAAADKIGKIVTEAKQNYFPQDLEVTIANDQSPKTIGQVDDLVNNIIFGVILVVIVLMFFLGFKNAIFVGFAIPMSMFMSLMILGGLGYTLNTMVLFGLIMGLGMLVDNGIVVVENVYRLMDEEGMTRIEAAKKGIGEIAFPIIISTATTVAAFIPLGLWPGIMGQFMVILPITLSIVLGSSLFVAIFFNSVLVSQFMSTEDKDMPLKSIIRLTSIMAVIGLLIFFFGGEYNALGTLILFTAIMLWVYRLFLRKAANNFQKNTLASLENWYEKQLKRALSGWTPYVLVTGTFVLLILAFMSFGMSVKSQRTKIEFFPDNKPNQIIVYIEYPEGTDIEKTNQITKEIEQKVYSVLNQNQYTDGDYNFLVESTISQVGEGAGNPQTDGGSSAEMPHKGKITASMREYKYRRGEDSEILRQKVQAALVGIYPGVLISVEKDANGPPTGPPINIELNGEDYEELIFTAERMRDYLNTQSISGVDELKIDVNKSKPGMQVLVDRKKAGELGVSTGQVGQQLRAAIFGNKAGIYKEDGEDYDIYVRFNEDDRYNKSAVFNQKITFRDPATGKIKEIPVSAVAKQTNSSGFSAIKHKNVKRVVTVYSALSPGETDAGAVVARIQNSMKSFKDMPKGIKIDYTGQIEEQNKQMTFLVGAFFTGLMLIFFILIFQFNSVSKPGIIMLAIFLSFIGVFGGLVISGAPFVIMMTMVGIISLAGIVVNNGVVLLDYAQLLIDRRKIQDNVANEDYLPLNSLFESIVKAGKARLRPVLLTAITTILGLIPLAIGLNINFFTLFSEFDANIYMGGDNVVFWGPLAKTVIYGLLIATFLTLIVVPILFFLITKLKMRIKGKLPHQLEKQNQELVFNMDKRLDEKNQI, from the coding sequence ATGGCGAAAAAAAACAAACAAGTAGATAAAGAGTTTAAACTTTCGTCTTGGGCAATAAATAATAAAACCACTATTTATGTCCTAATGTTTTTAATTCTTTATTTAGGAATTTCGGCATATTTTTCGATGCCAAGAGAAAATTTCCCAGAAATAAACGAAACGAAAATTTACATAAGCTCTGTATACCCTGGAAATACAGCAGAAGATATCGAAAAACTCGTAACAAATCCTTTAGAAGAGAAACTAAAATCGATAAGTAATGTAGTTAAAATTACCTCTACTTCTCAAGAAGATTATTCCATAATTACAGTAGAATTCGATGAGAAAATTGATGTAAATAAAGCAAAGCAAAAAGTAAAAGACGAAATAGATCAAGAAACTGCAGGAGAAGATTGGCCAACTTTTAACGGCGCCAAAGTAACACCCAATGTGTTTGAACTGAGCATGTCTGAAGAAATTCCGATTTTAAATATTAATATTTCTGGAAACTATCCCGTTGCAAAACTAAAAGAATATGGAGAGTATTTACAAGATGAAATTGAAGATTTAACAGAAATCAAAAAAGTAGATATTCGTGGAGCGCAAGAAAAAGAAGTAGAAGTTGCTGTAGATATTTATAAAATGATGGCCGCAAAAGTCAGTTTTGATGACATTACAAACGCCATAAATCGTGGAAATGTAACCATGTCTGCTGGTAATTTTATTACAAGTCAGCAAAGAAGAACCATTAGAATTATTGGTGAAATAGAAAAACCATCCGATTTAGGAGATTTTGTAATCAAGTCTGAAAACGGGAATCCCATTTACTTAAAAGATGTTGCTGAAGTTTTCTTTAGAGATAAAGACAAAACAACCTACGCAAGAGAAAATGGCGAAGCTGTTGTAATGTTAGATGTTAAGAAAAGATCTGGCGAAAATATGGTGGCTGCAGCAGATAAAATTGGCAAAATTGTAACAGAAGCAAAACAAAATTATTTTCCACAAGATTTAGAAGTAACAATTGCAAACGATCAATCCCCAAAAACAATTGGGCAAGTAGACGATTTGGTAAACAACATTATTTTTGGAGTTATTTTAGTGGTTATTGTTTTAATGTTTTTCCTTGGATTTAAAAACGCCATCTTCGTAGGTTTTGCCATACCAATGTCTATGTTTATGTCTTTAATGATTTTAGGAGGCTTGGGTTATACCCTAAATACAATGGTACTTTTCGGGTTAATTATGGGACTTGGAATGCTGGTAGATAATGGAATTGTGGTGGTAGAAAACGTCTACAGATTAATGGACGAAGAAGGAATGACCAGGATTGAAGCTGCCAAAAAAGGAATTGGAGAAATTGCATTTCCTATTATTATCTCTACAGCAACCACAGTCGCAGCATTTATTCCTTTAGGTCTTTGGCCAGGAATTATGGGACAGTTTATGGTTATATTACCAATTACTTTGTCGATTGTTTTAGGTTCCTCTTTATTTGTAGCAATATTTTTTAACTCAGTGTTGGTTTCTCAATTTATGAGTACAGAAGACAAAGACATGCCATTAAAAAGCATTATTCGATTAACCAGTATTATGGCAGTAATTGGATTGTTAATTTTCTTCTTTGGAGGAGAATACAATGCCTTAGGAACTTTAATTCTATTTACAGCGATTATGTTGTGGGTATATAGATTGTTTTTAAGAAAAGCAGCGAATAATTTTCAAAAAAACACCTTGGCTTCTTTAGAAAACTGGTATGAAAAACAACTAAAAAGAGCACTCTCTGGCTGGACACCTTATGTTTTAGTTACAGGAACTTTTGTTTTACTCATTTTAGCTTTTATGAGTTTTGGAATGTCTGTTAAATCTCAAAGAACCAAAATTGAGTTTTTCCCAGACAACAAACCAAACCAAATTATTGTTTATATCGAGTATCCTGAAGGAACAGATATCGAGAAAACAAACCAAATTACCAAAGAAATTGAGCAAAAAGTCTACAGTGTTTTAAATCAAAATCAATACACAGATGGCGATTATAATTTCTTGGTAGAAAGTACAATTTCTCAAGTAGGTGAAGGAGCAGGAAACCCACAAACAGATGGAGGTTCTTCCGCAGAAATGCCCCACAAAGGAAAAATTACAGCTTCCATGCGTGAGTATAAATACAGACGTGGAGAAGATAGCGAAATTTTACGCCAAAAAGTACAAGCAGCTTTGGTTGGTATTTATCCTGGAGTTTTAATTTCAGTAGAAAAAGATGCCAATGGACCACCAACTGGACCACCCATTAATATTGAATTAAATGGTGAAGATTACGAGGAATTAATTTTTACAGCAGAAAGAATGCGAGATTATTTAAATACGCAAAGTATTTCTGGTGTAGATGAATTAAAGATAGATGTAAATAAATCGAAACCAGGAATGCAAGTTCTAGTAGATAGAAAAAAAGCCGGAGAATTAGGTGTTTCTACAGGGCAAGTTGGGCAACAATTAAGAGCTGCTATTTTTGGAAATAAAGCAGGAATTTATAAAGAAGATGGAGAAGATTACGATATTTATGTTCGTTTTAATGAAGACGACAGGTATAATAAAAGCGCTGTTTTTAATCAAAAAATAACGTTTAGAGATCCAGCTACTGGAAAAATTAAAGAAATTCCTGTTTCTGCTGTTGCAAAACAAACCAATAGTTCTGGGTTTAGTGCCATTAAACATAAAAATGTAAAAAGAGTAGTAACTGTGTATTCTGCACTCTCTCCTGGAGAAACAGATGCTGGAGCTGTAGTTGCAAGAATACAAAACTCAATGAAGAGTTTTAAAGACATGCCTAAAGGAATTAAAATCGATTATACAGGACAAATTGAAGAACAAAACAAGCAAATGACCTTTTTGGTTGGTGCTTTTTTTACGGGTTTAATGTTAATTTTCTTTATCTTAATTTTCCAATTTAATTCGGTTTCTAAACCAGGAATTATTATGTTGGCCATTTTTTTAAGTTTTATTGGAGTCTTTGGAGGTCTGGTTATTTCTGGAGCGCCATTTGTTATTATGATGACCATGGTTGGTATTATTTCTCTCGCAGGAATTGTAGTAAACAATGGTGTAGTTTTGTTAGATTACGCACAATTATTAATAGACAGAAGAAAAATACAAGACAATGTTGCAAATGAAGATTATTTACCCTTAAATAGTCTATTCGAATCTATTGTAAAAGCAGGTAAAGCTCGTTTAAGACCTGTTTTATTAACTGCAATTACCACTATTCTAGGACTAATACCTTTAGCTATTGGTTTAAACATAAACTTCTTTACCCTGTTTAGCGAATTTGATGCCAACATTTATATGGGTGGAGACAATGTTGTTTTCTGGGGTCCTTTAGCAAAAACTGTTATTTACGGATTGTTAATTGCAACGTTCTTAACATTAATTGTAGTACCTATTTTATTCTTCTTAATTACAAAGTTAAAGATGAGAATCAAAGGAAAATTACCTCATCAATTAGAAAAACAAAACCAAGAATTGGTATTTAATATGGACAAAAGGTTGGATGAGAAAAATCAAATTTAA
- a CDS encoding efflux RND transporter periplasmic adaptor subunit has translation MKNIYLLLLTILIITSCGNKKEVSVDDVLATNDVAQIKSKKAELDTKQQALANDLKKLNDKLEDLNEDKNIPLITTYKVKEEVFNHFIELQGNVQTKQNVLVYPETPGILKNVYVKEGQRVSKGQVLAKIDDGGMSSQLAQLEANEQLAKTTYERQKRLWNQKIGSEIQFLQAETNYKSQTNAVKQLKSQLSKSTIRAPFAGIIDDVFKERGTVVAPGMGSEIFRIVNLSNMYIETEVPETYIGSITENKIVEVNFPVLGETVNSKIRQVGNFINPNNRSFKIEIGVPNLKGKVKPNLTARLKLNDYTNPNAILIPQSIISENAKGEQFIYIIKDKKNNNEAVAKRLIIETGKTQGDMIEVLKNLPAGSEIIMEGARSVNNGQAVKVINKK, from the coding sequence ATGAAAAACATATATTTATTACTCCTTACAATACTTATTATAACTTCTTGTGGAAACAAAAAAGAAGTTTCTGTAGACGATGTTTTAGCGACAAACGACGTTGCTCAAATAAAATCTAAAAAAGCAGAATTAGATACCAAACAACAAGCTTTAGCAAACGATTTAAAGAAATTAAACGACAAGCTAGAAGATTTAAATGAAGATAAAAACATTCCATTAATTACTACTTACAAAGTAAAAGAAGAAGTATTTAATCACTTTATAGAACTGCAAGGAAATGTGCAAACAAAACAGAATGTTTTAGTGTATCCAGAAACGCCTGGAATTTTAAAGAACGTATATGTTAAAGAAGGACAAAGAGTTTCTAAAGGACAAGTTTTAGCAAAAATAGATGATGGTGGAATGTCGTCTCAATTAGCACAATTAGAAGCAAACGAACAGTTAGCAAAAACAACTTACGAGCGTCAAAAAAGATTATGGAATCAAAAAATTGGATCTGAAATTCAATTTTTACAAGCCGAAACAAATTACAAATCGCAAACAAATGCTGTAAAACAATTAAAAAGTCAGTTAAGCAAATCTACTATTAGAGCACCTTTTGCAGGAATTATAGACGATGTTTTTAAAGAAAGAGGCACTGTAGTTGCTCCTGGAATGGGATCAGAAATATTTAGAATCGTAAACCTTTCTAATATGTATATAGAAACAGAAGTTCCAGAAACATATATAGGTAGTATTACAGAAAACAAAATTGTGGAAGTTAATTTCCCAGTTTTAGGTGAAACTGTAAACTCTAAAATTAGACAAGTTGGTAATTTTATAAACCCCAATAATCGTTCTTTTAAAATTGAAATTGGTGTACCAAATTTAAAAGGAAAAGTAAAACCAAACTTAACTGCAAGGCTAAAACTGAATGATTACACAAACCCAAATGCGATTTTAATACCACAATCTATTATATCTGAAAACGCAAAAGGAGAACAATTTATCTACATCATTAAAGATAAAAAAAACAATAATGAAGCAGTTGCAAAAAGATTAATTATAGAAACTGGAAAAACACAGGGAGATATGATAGAAGTATTAAAAAATTTACCTGCTGGTTCAGAAATTATTATGGAAGGTGCAAGAAGTGTAAATAATGGTCAGGCTGTAAAAGTGATTAATAAAAAGTAA
- a CDS encoding TolC family protein: MKKILLIFFISLFYLSIHAQEKEMSLSLNQAINFALENSYNTRASQNDILSAQKKVWETTTIGLPKIDAKVDYQNFIKQPVTLADFDGDGTNEEFVFGTKQNMNASVTLKQLLFDGSYLVGLQASKTFLKISEQANIKTEMVTKEAVINAYGNVLVSENTISILEKNIKILQKNYNDAKKIYENGLNEEEDVEQLEITLGNLKNQLGNVARMKDIAYQMLNLSIGNPIDTKLTLTDSLDSLTVQNIDLAIIATEFNVNNHIDFKIAKNDRESKRLLVKLEQSKALPTLTAFVNYGAQANSDSFTFLNSNQRWFDSSLLGISLNIPIFSSLGRSAKTAQAKIDLETADLRLQETKQRLSLQAQKAKNDYQFSIENYQTSKRNLALSERIEKKQRIKFFEGISSSFDLLQAQNQLYTQQQNYIQSMLDVIAKKATLENALNIPAK; the protein is encoded by the coding sequence ATGAAAAAAATACTATTGATCTTTTTTATAAGCTTATTTTATTTGAGTATACATGCTCAAGAAAAAGAAATGAGCCTTTCTTTAAATCAAGCAATTAATTTTGCTTTGGAGAATAGTTATAATACTAGAGCTTCTCAAAACGATATTCTTTCCGCACAAAAAAAAGTATGGGAAACCACGACCATTGGTTTACCTAAAATTGATGCGAAAGTAGATTATCAAAACTTTATAAAACAACCTGTAACATTGGCCGATTTTGATGGAGATGGAACCAATGAAGAATTTGTTTTTGGAACCAAGCAAAACATGAACGCTTCTGTTACTTTAAAACAATTATTATTCGATGGCTCTTATTTGGTTGGTCTTCAGGCTTCCAAAACATTTTTAAAGATTTCTGAACAAGCAAATATTAAAACAGAAATGGTTACCAAAGAAGCTGTAATAAATGCTTACGGAAATGTTTTAGTAAGTGAAAATACCATTTCAATTTTAGAAAAAAATATTAAAATTCTTCAGAAAAATTACAACGATGCCAAGAAAATCTACGAAAACGGATTAAACGAAGAGGAAGATGTAGAGCAGTTAGAAATTACTTTAGGAAATTTAAAAAATCAACTTGGAAATGTTGCTAGAATGAAAGATATCGCATATCAAATGTTAAATCTTTCTATTGGAAACCCTATTGATACCAAATTAACATTAACAGATAGTTTAGATTCTTTAACAGTGCAAAATATCGATTTAGCTATTATTGCAACCGAATTTAATGTTAATAATCATATCGATTTTAAAATTGCTAAAAACGATCGTGAGTCTAAACGTTTATTAGTAAAACTAGAACAAAGTAAAGCCCTGCCAACTTTAACCGCATTTGTAAATTATGGTGCTCAAGCAAACTCCGATTCTTTTACCTTCTTAAACAGTAACCAACGTTGGTTCGATTCTTCTTTGTTAGGCATAAGTTTAAACATTCCTATTTTTAGCAGTTTGGGTAGAAGCGCAAAAACCGCACAAGCAAAAATTGACTTAGAAACTGCAGATTTAAGACTGCAAGAAACCAAGCAACGTTTAAGCTTACAGGCTCAAAAAGCAAAGAACGATTATCAATTTAGTATTGAAAATTATCAAACTTCAAAAAGAAACCTTGCCTTATCAGAAAGAATAGAAAAAAAACAAAGGATTAAATTTTTCGAAGGAATTTCTTCTAGTTTCGATTTATTACAGGCACAAAATCAATTATACACACAACAACAAAACTACATCCAATCTATGTTAGATGTAATTGCAAAAAAAGCAACTTTAGAAAACGCATTAAACATACCAGCTAAATAA
- a CDS encoding TetR/AcrR family transcriptional regulator, with product MKDKILKISNDLFLNLGFKSVTMDEIASNVGVSKKTIYKYFKNKTELVIAVTDYIFDTICVGIDGICKKKLNPIEEMFSIKRMVMDHLKDEKSSPQYQLQKYYPKIYASLKQKQFHVMQETIKDNLKNGVELELFRKDINIDFTSRIYFYGMIGIKDQEIFPLTNFSMNELMNNYLEYHIRGIATEKGIQELKNQLNQK from the coding sequence ATGAAGGATAAAATTCTAAAAATATCGAATGACTTATTCCTAAACTTAGGGTTTAAGAGTGTTACTATGGATGAAATTGCAAGTAATGTAGGTGTTTCTAAAAAAACCATTTATAAATATTTTAAAAACAAAACAGAGCTTGTTATTGCTGTTACAGATTATATATTCGACACTATTTGCGTTGGAATTGATGGTATTTGTAAGAAAAAATTAAATCCAATAGAAGAAATGTTCTCCATTAAGAGAATGGTTATGGATCATTTAAAAGACGAGAAGTCTTCTCCACAATATCAACTTCAAAAATATTATCCAAAAATATATGCATCTTTAAAACAAAAACAGTTTCATGTAATGCAAGAGACTATAAAAGATAATTTAAAAAATGGTGTAGAGTTAGAATTGTTCCGAAAAGATATTAATATCGATTTTACCTCTAGAATTTATTTTTATGGGATGATTGGTATAAAAGACCAAGAAATTTTTCCATTAACAAATTTCTCTATGAACGAGCTAATGAATAATTATTTAGAATACCATATTAGAGGTATTGCAACAGAAAAAGGAATCCAAGAATTAAAAAATCAACTAAATCAGAAATAA
- a CDS encoding polyprenyl synthetase family protein — MDILNYQKEFLSYLESKKWIQEPKNLYKPIDYILQLGGKRIRPVLTLMAADIFSDGFKKALPAALAVEVFHNFTLVHDDIMDDAPLRRGKATVHEKWDINTGILSGDAMLILAYQYFENYEPVVFQKLAKLFSKTALEVCDGQQLDVDFETRNDVTIDEYINMIRLKTSVLVAAALKMGAIVAETNDENANLIYDFGLNLGLAFQLQDDYLDTFGNPETFGKQVGGDIIENKKTYLYLKALEVSNEHDRGKLKYLYRKKLKDNTVKIADVKRVFKVNDIPFLIKDQIEKYTQKAFDTLAKMDIDEAGKTNLKNFGLWLMNRSV; from the coding sequence TTGGATATTTTAAATTATCAAAAAGAGTTCTTATCTTATTTAGAATCAAAAAAATGGATTCAAGAGCCTAAAAACTTATATAAACCTATAGATTATATTCTACAATTAGGAGGAAAGAGAATTAGACCTGTACTAACTTTAATGGCAGCAGATATATTTTCTGACGGATTTAAAAAAGCATTGCCAGCAGCATTAGCTGTTGAGGTTTTTCATAATTTTACTTTGGTTCATGACGATATTATGGACGATGCTCCTCTGAGAAGGGGTAAAGCAACTGTACATGAAAAATGGGATATTAATACAGGAATTTTATCTGGAGATGCGATGCTTATTTTGGCATATCAATATTTTGAAAATTACGAACCTGTTGTTTTTCAAAAATTAGCAAAATTATTTAGCAAAACTGCCTTAGAAGTTTGTGACGGACAACAATTAGATGTCGATTTCGAAACAAGAAACGATGTTACCATAGACGAATATATTAATATGATTCGTTTAAAAACATCTGTTTTAGTTGCTGCAGCTCTAAAAATGGGGGCAATTGTGGCAGAAACAAACGACGAAAATGCCAATTTAATTTACGATTTCGGCTTAAATTTAGGCTTGGCTTTTCAGCTACAAGACGATTATTTAGATACTTTTGGAAACCCAGAAACTTTTGGTAAACAAGTGGGTGGAGATATTATAGAAAATAAAAAAACATATTTATACTTAAAAGCACTGGAGGTTTCCAACGAGCATGATAGAGGAAAGTTAAAATATTTGTATAGAAAGAAATTGAAAGACAATACTGTTAAAATTGCAGATGTAAAAAGGGTTTTTAAGGTAAACGATATTCCTTTTTTAATAAAAGATCAAATAGAAAAATATACTCAAAAAGCTTTTGATACCTTGGCTAAAATGGATATTGATGAAGCAGGAAAAACCAACCTTAAAAACTTTGGTTTATGGTTAATGAATAGATCTGTTTAA
- the cydB gene encoding cytochrome d ubiquinol oxidase subunit II, with translation MEIFWYIIVVVMLAVYMILDGYDFGAGIVHLFIAKTEKEKKAIRNAIGPFWDANEVWLIAVGGVLFFAFPTLYAASFSGFYLPLIMILWLLIFRAIGLELRGQIHNLIWESIWDKAFGIASLLLALFFGIALGNIVRGVNLGMVENGVSTQEAHFFFLPLWNPSFSPYAEHLGIIDWFTVLLGIIGVISLTIHGANWIIFKTDSTLNKLLKSIIFKLNFVLVALVIISVSIWHIINPKPFHNFIDHPWIWIFPFITFTGLLGLFKVKSFRKDGYGFIFSSLFLFGGFTTTVASIFPNILPSTNAVNPSLTVYNVAADQYGLSVGAKWFIISAVLVVVYTIIIHKVFKGKMDNIKYGEH, from the coding sequence ATGGAGATATTTTGGTACATTATTGTGGTTGTGATGCTTGCAGTTTATATGATATTAGATGGGTATGATTTTGGAGCAGGAATTGTTCATTTATTCATTGCTAAAACCGAGAAAGAAAAAAAAGCAATTAGAAATGCTATTGGACCATTTTGGGATGCAAACGAGGTATGGCTTATTGCTGTTGGTGGGGTGTTGTTTTTTGCTTTTCCAACGTTATACGCGGCTTCTTTTAGTGGGTTCTACTTACCATTGATTATGATTCTGTGGCTTTTAATCTTTAGAGCCATTGGTTTAGAGTTACGCGGACAGATACATAATTTAATATGGGAAAGCATTTGGGATAAAGCCTTCGGTATCGCTAGTTTATTATTGGCTTTATTTTTTGGCATTGCTTTAGGGAATATTGTACGAGGTGTTAACTTGGGGATGGTAGAAAATGGTGTTTCTACACAGGAGGCACACTTTTTTTTCTTACCCTTATGGAACCCGTCTTTTAGTCCATATGCTGAACATTTAGGAATTATAGATTGGTTTACGGTATTGCTAGGTATTATCGGAGTCATTTCTTTAACCATTCATGGTGCAAATTGGATTATTTTTAAAACAGATTCTACTTTAAATAAACTACTAAAAAGCATTATTTTTAAGCTAAATTTTGTCTTAGTAGCCCTAGTTATAATCTCAGTTTCAATTTGGCATATTATTAATCCTAAACCTTTTCATAATTTTATAGACCACCCTTGGATATGGATTTTCCCTTTCATTACATTCACGGGTTTATTAGGCTTATTCAAGGTAAAATCCTTTAGAAAAGATGGCTACGGATTTATATTTTCTTCCTTATTTTTATTTGGAGGGTTTACCACAACGGTCGCTTCTATTTTTCCTAATATATTACCATCTACCAACGCCGTAAACCCTTCTTTAACCGTTTACAATGTCGCAGCAGATCAATACGGATTGTCTGTAGGAGCCAAATGGTTTATTATCTCAGCTGTATTGGTTGTTGTTTATACAATTATCATTCATAAGGTTTTTAAAGGAAAAATGGACAATATAAAGTATGGAGAACATTAA